Proteins found in one Synechococcus sp. LA31 genomic segment:
- a CDS encoding phosphoribosyltransferase, which yields MLTLNWQDFERAVEAIVERCRGRQFCGVHGIPRGGLVLAVTLSHRLDLPLLSSAEPGCLLVDDVYETGLTLEPYRHLENSTTVVWMSKVEPLWWQAVDVTQTHEWIVFPWENAAAAELDEQLYRASR from the coding sequence GTGCTCACACTCAACTGGCAAGATTTTGAGCGAGCCGTGGAGGCGATCGTGGAACGCTGCCGCGGTCGCCAGTTCTGCGGCGTGCACGGCATACCCCGCGGAGGGTTGGTGCTGGCAGTGACCCTGAGCCACAGGCTGGATCTACCTCTGCTCAGCAGCGCAGAACCAGGCTGCCTGTTGGTGGACGATGTGTATGAAACCGGTCTCACCCTCGAGCCTTATCGACACCTGGAGAACAGCACAACGGTGGTTTGGATGAGCAAGGTGGAGCCGCTGTGGTGGCAGGCCGTGGATGTGACGCAGACCCATGAATGGATTGTGTTTCCCTGGGAGAACGCAGCCGCTGCAGAGCTGGATGAACAGCTGTATCGCGCCTCCCGCTGA
- a CDS encoding ligase-associated DNA damage response DEXH box helicase, producing the protein MSDPLAPIHAWFAEQGWTPMAFQEQCWQAYLAGESGLLQVPTGSGKTYAAVMGPIAEMLAAAPARGLRLLVITPLRALSRDLALAIEEPIQAMGWPLRVAIRNGDTSTYERSKQLRTPPEILITTPESLSVLLANAKAPQLFGQLEAVVLDEWHELMGSKRGSQCELCLSWLRSQRPALRTWAISATIGNLEEAAVAALGVGPAGPRIITSDIQRATAIRSLLPETIDGFPWGGHLGLRMYEELVAGLEPGVSTLLFTNTRNQAERWHQCLRFACPEMDGALALHHSAIDRAEREAIEARVKAGDLRWVVCTSSLDLGVDFQPVERVVQIGSAKNLARLLQRAGRSAHNPGGTSQVLFMPTNALELLEVSAMRRGLENGLVEHRRPPQLPLDVLLQHLTTLACGPGFVPEQALATVRSCWSFRQLSDAQWQWCLAFLEHGGDCLTAYPRYRKLVRCQLHTDEPPTEAEPWRFRVLDKTIARLHRFNIGTITADRSVTVRFVRGAVIGHVEEAFIGRLKPGDVFFFAGRQLEFVRLREMTAQVKATSKKSSTVPAWAGGQMALSDLLSAHLRQEVDRCARALDGEATLDTPELKALEALLQRQANLSGLPRSDQLLVELCRSREGSHLFVYPFEGRFVHEGIGFLWAWRLARHRASTITVSVNDYGFELLAPKTYPFEELLDLHGDDLLDQANLERDLEQALNVSELCRRRFRAIAQVSGLISQAMPGQNKTGGQLQISAALLFDVFQKHEPGSLLLEQARREVIEEQLEAERLQSALERMASCTWRVERMARPGPLAFPLLVERLNSRLSNESLLDRVQRLISEATRAEQ; encoded by the coding sequence ATGAGCGATCCCCTCGCGCCAATCCACGCCTGGTTTGCCGAGCAGGGCTGGACGCCCATGGCCTTCCAAGAGCAGTGCTGGCAGGCCTACCTAGCCGGCGAGAGCGGCCTGCTCCAGGTGCCCACCGGCTCCGGTAAGACGTACGCCGCCGTGATGGGGCCGATAGCCGAGATGCTTGCGGCTGCACCCGCCCGCGGCCTGCGCTTACTGGTGATCACGCCGCTGCGGGCCCTTAGCAGGGATCTGGCCTTGGCCATTGAAGAACCCATCCAGGCCATGGGCTGGCCGCTACGGGTGGCGATCCGCAACGGCGATACCAGCACCTACGAGCGCAGCAAGCAGCTCCGCACTCCGCCCGAGATCCTCATCACCACACCGGAATCCTTGAGCGTGCTTCTGGCGAATGCCAAGGCACCCCAGCTATTTGGCCAGCTGGAGGCGGTGGTGCTGGATGAATGGCACGAGCTGATGGGCAGCAAGCGCGGAAGCCAGTGTGAGCTCTGCCTGAGCTGGCTGCGCAGCCAACGCCCAGCCCTGCGCACCTGGGCGATCAGCGCCACCATCGGCAACCTCGAAGAAGCAGCCGTGGCCGCGCTGGGAGTCGGCCCCGCAGGGCCGCGCATCATCACCAGCGACATCCAACGGGCCACGGCCATCCGAAGCCTCCTGCCAGAGACGATTGATGGTTTTCCCTGGGGCGGCCATCTGGGGCTTCGGATGTACGAGGAGCTGGTGGCTGGGCTGGAGCCGGGCGTGAGCACGCTGCTCTTCACCAACACCCGCAACCAAGCCGAACGCTGGCATCAGTGTTTGCGCTTTGCCTGCCCAGAGATGGATGGCGCCCTGGCGCTGCACCACAGCGCCATCGACCGGGCTGAGCGCGAGGCGATCGAGGCCCGTGTGAAAGCAGGCGATCTGCGCTGGGTGGTGTGCACCAGCTCGCTGGATCTGGGGGTGGATTTCCAACCGGTGGAGCGGGTGGTGCAGATCGGATCTGCCAAAAACCTGGCCCGCCTGTTGCAACGGGCTGGCCGTAGCGCCCATAACCCGGGCGGGACCTCTCAGGTGCTGTTCATGCCCACCAACGCCCTGGAGCTACTGGAGGTGAGCGCCATGCGGCGCGGGTTGGAGAACGGTCTGGTGGAACACCGCCGCCCGCCCCAGCTGCCGCTCGATGTACTGCTGCAACACCTCACCACCCTGGCCTGCGGGCCTGGCTTCGTGCCCGAGCAGGCGTTGGCAACCGTGCGCAGCTGCTGGAGTTTCCGTCAGCTCAGCGATGCCCAATGGCAGTGGTGCCTTGCCTTCCTGGAGCACGGCGGTGACTGCCTAACGGCCTACCCCCGCTACCGCAAACTCGTGCGCTGCCAACTGCACACCGATGAGCCGCCCACCGAGGCTGAGCCCTGGCGGTTCCGCGTGCTCGACAAAACAATCGCCCGGCTGCATCGCTTCAACATCGGCACGATCACAGCCGACCGTTCGGTCACGGTTCGCTTCGTGCGCGGCGCCGTGATCGGCCATGTGGAGGAGGCCTTCATCGGGCGGCTCAAACCCGGAGATGTGTTCTTTTTTGCTGGGCGGCAGTTGGAATTCGTGCGGCTGCGGGAGATGACAGCCCAGGTGAAAGCCACCAGTAAAAAGAGCTCCACGGTGCCGGCCTGGGCCGGAGGGCAGATGGCGCTCTCCGATCTGCTTAGCGCCCACCTGCGGCAGGAAGTGGATCGCTGCGCCCGCGCTCTTGATGGTGAAGCAACACTGGATACGCCCGAACTCAAGGCCCTGGAGGCGCTGCTGCAGCGGCAAGCCAACCTGTCTGGGCTGCCCCGCAGCGATCAGCTGCTGGTGGAGCTGTGCCGCAGCCGTGAAGGCAGCCATCTGTTCGTGTACCCCTTCGAGGGTCGCTTCGTGCATGAGGGGATTGGCTTTCTCTGGGCCTGGCGGTTGGCGCGGCATCGGGCCAGCACGATCACCGTGTCGGTGAACGACTACGGCTTTGAGCTCTTGGCTCCCAAGACGTATCCGTTCGAAGAACTGCTGGATCTTCATGGCGACGATCTACTCGATCAGGCGAATCTCGAACGGGATCTCGAGCAAGCCCTGAATGTCTCCGAGCTCTGCCGGCGGCGCTTCCGCGCCATTGCTCAAGTGAGCGGCCTGATCAGCCAGGCGATGCCCGGGCAAAACAAAACGGGGGGGCAGTTGCAGATCAGTGCAGCGCTGCTCTTTGATGTGTTCCAGAAACACGAACCAGGCAGCCTGCTGCTCGAGCAGGCCCGGCGAGAGGTGATCGAGGAGCAACTCGAAGCCGAACGGCTGCAGTCGGCCCTGGAACGAATGGCGTCGTGCACCTGGCGGGTGGAGCGCATGGCGCGGCCCGGGCCGCTGGCATTCCCGCTCCTAGTGGAGCGACTCAATAGCCGCCTCAGCAACGAATCGCTGCTGGATCGGGTGCAGCGCTTAATCTCCGAGGCCACACGAGCTGAGCAGTGA
- a CDS encoding ATP-dependent DNA ligase: MQAFATLFCELDATGSTSAKLEALESYFRQSPPADAAWALALLLGKRRRRLITGRRLREICLAATGLPEWLFEACHAQVGDSAETVALLWQQRPQASTPVAHGAGQEPLADWMAERLPALAALEGDEQAAAVQACWRSLPPDQLLLVNKLLSGGFRVGVSTGLVTRALARSAALDEALVAHRLMGGLTPSAESFQRLTAAADHGDDLAARPYPFFLASPLEAAQLEHTPAQRWQVEWKWDGIRGQLIHRAGGCSLWSRGEELINEAFPELIALAEALPEGTALDGEVIVWESGAQQPEPFASLQRRLGRKAPSRALQKECPAAFVAYDLLEHEGIDQREQPLQARRRQLEKLHQQWLSNAAAPIAERLRLPAIQRLESWQELDGLRDQARDHRAEGLMLKALDSPYLVGRKRGFWWKHKLEPLRLDAVLLYAQAGSGKRANLYTDYSFGLWNGEGDLVTFAKAYSGLDNGEIRELDRWIRAHTTERFGPVRAVEPLQVFELAFEGIQPSKRHKCGFAVRFPRISRWRTDKPASEADSLANARALMDEQR; this comes from the coding sequence ATGCAAGCCTTCGCCACCCTGTTTTGCGAGCTGGATGCCACCGGTAGCACCAGCGCCAAACTCGAGGCCCTGGAGAGCTACTTCCGCCAGAGCCCACCTGCCGATGCGGCCTGGGCCCTCGCTCTGCTGTTGGGCAAACGCCGCCGCAGACTGATCACCGGACGCCGGCTGCGGGAGATTTGCCTGGCCGCCACCGGGCTACCGGAGTGGTTGTTCGAGGCCTGCCATGCCCAGGTGGGCGATTCAGCCGAAACAGTGGCACTGCTCTGGCAGCAGCGGCCCCAAGCGAGTACTCCTGTCGCCCATGGCGCCGGGCAGGAGCCCCTGGCCGACTGGATGGCGGAGCGATTGCCGGCCCTCGCGGCGCTTGAGGGAGACGAGCAGGCTGCTGCCGTGCAGGCCTGCTGGCGCAGCCTGCCGCCCGATCAGCTGCTGCTGGTGAACAAACTGCTCAGCGGCGGATTCCGGGTTGGCGTGTCCACCGGTCTGGTGACGCGGGCCCTGGCCCGCAGCGCAGCGCTTGATGAAGCACTGGTGGCGCATCGGTTGATGGGGGGATTGACCCCGAGCGCCGAATCCTTCCAAAGGCTCACAGCAGCGGCAGACCATGGGGATGATCTGGCCGCACGGCCGTATCCCTTCTTTCTGGCGAGTCCGCTGGAGGCGGCTCAGCTGGAACACACCCCAGCGCAACGTTGGCAAGTGGAATGGAAATGGGATGGCATCCGCGGGCAGCTGATCCACCGCGCCGGTGGTTGCAGCCTGTGGAGCCGCGGCGAAGAGCTGATCAATGAAGCGTTTCCAGAGCTGATTGCCCTGGCCGAAGCGCTGCCTGAAGGCACCGCCCTCGATGGAGAGGTGATCGTGTGGGAGTCAGGAGCCCAGCAGCCCGAGCCCTTTGCCAGCCTGCAGCGGCGGCTGGGGCGCAAGGCGCCAAGCCGGGCCCTGCAGAAGGAGTGCCCGGCAGCCTTTGTGGCCTACGACCTGCTGGAGCATGAAGGGATTGATCAGCGAGAGCAACCGCTGCAAGCGCGTCGCCGTCAACTGGAAAAGCTGCATCAGCAATGGCTGAGCAACGCCGCTGCACCCATTGCAGAGCGGCTGCGCTTGCCCGCAATCCAGAGGCTGGAGAGCTGGCAGGAGCTCGATGGCCTGCGCGATCAGGCCCGCGATCACCGCGCCGAAGGGCTGATGCTCAAGGCGCTGGATTCGCCCTATCTGGTGGGACGTAAGCGGGGGTTTTGGTGGAAACACAAACTGGAGCCGCTGCGGCTGGATGCCGTACTGCTTTATGCCCAGGCGGGTAGCGGTAAGCGAGCCAACCTCTACACCGATTACAGCTTTGGCCTTTGGAACGGCGAAGGAGATTTAGTGACCTTCGCCAAGGCCTACTCCGGCCTCGACAATGGCGAGATTCGCGAGCTGGATCGCTGGATCCGCGCCCACACCACTGAGCGGTTCGGGCCGGTGCGAGCGGTGGAACCCCTGCAAGTGTTTGAGCTGGCCTTTGAGGGCATCCAACCCTCCAAACGGCATAAGTGCGGGTTTGCCGTGCGCTTCCCACGCATCAGCCGTTGGCGCACCGACAAACCGGCGAGCGAAGCCGACAGCCTGGCCAATGCTCGGGCCTTGATGGATGAGCAGCGATGA
- a CDS encoding GlsB/YeaQ/YmgE family stress response membrane protein gives MKPLPTLAALCAVGCVSYLIGSAAIVTGTAALFSLPRCPELPMVSRSRGAPMNVIWFLVVGVIAGWLAGLLVKGAGFGLIGDLVVGILGALIGGMLIGGSLFGGGLIGSILVATIGAVLLLVVLRVLKRA, from the coding sequence ATGAAGCCATTGCCAACCCTCGCTGCTTTGTGTGCTGTTGGTTGCGTCAGTTATTTGATCGGATCGGCTGCGATCGTGACTGGCACAGCCGCGCTGTTCTCGTTGCCAAGGTGTCCCGAGCTTCCTATGGTTTCAAGATCAAGAGGTGCACCAATGAATGTGATCTGGTTTCTCGTTGTTGGTGTGATCGCCGGATGGTTAGCTGGCCTTCTGGTTAAAGGTGCTGGCTTCGGGCTGATCGGTGATCTTGTGGTGGGCATCCTGGGAGCCTTGATCGGAGGCATGCTGATAGGCGGAAGCCTGTTTGGCGGCGGGCTGATTGGCAGCATCCTTGTGGCCACGATTGGTGCTGTTCTTCTGCTGGTGGTTTTGCGTGTCTTGAAAAGAGCCTGA
- a CDS encoding nucleoside 2-deoxyribosyltransferase yields MGQLRLYLASPYGFSRHWRERLLPDFITALEQLGLEVWEPFSRNGQVDLAEPGWAWRVAQADLQDVRDADGLLAIVNGTPPDEGVMLELGAAIALGKPVFLYRDDFRRCSDSEDYPLNLMVFSGLPQDGWQEWFYGSIEELSNPSKALMRWINGN; encoded by the coding sequence ATGGGTCAGCTCAGGTTGTATCTGGCCTCGCCATACGGCTTTTCGCGCCATTGGCGGGAGCGCCTGTTGCCGGATTTCATCACGGCCTTGGAGCAGCTGGGTCTGGAGGTGTGGGAACCATTCAGCCGGAATGGTCAGGTCGATCTCGCCGAGCCGGGATGGGCTTGGCGAGTGGCACAGGCGGATCTGCAGGATGTGCGTGACGCCGATGGTCTCTTGGCGATCGTGAACGGAACACCGCCGGATGAAGGGGTGATGTTGGAACTAGGGGCTGCGATCGCTCTTGGAAAGCCCGTGTTTCTCTACCGCGATGACTTCCGCCGCTGCAGCGACTCAGAGGATTACCCGCTCAACCTGATGGTCTTCAGCGGGTTGCCGCAGGATGGCTGGCAGGAATGGTTCTATGGATCGATCGAGGAGCTCAGCAATCCCAGCAAAGCGTTGATGCGCTGGATCAATGGGAACTGA
- a CDS encoding YccF domain-containing protein has product MISALLNVLWVVLGGLVMALGWWLAGLVCAITIVGLPWARSCFVIGSFSLWPFGQEAMSRRELQGRSDLGTGPLGLLGNVIWFLLAGWWLAIGHLTSALACFVTIVGIPFGVQHIKLALIALAPVGMTVVPVRR; this is encoded by the coding sequence ATGATCAGCGCGCTGCTCAATGTCTTGTGGGTGGTGCTCGGCGGCCTGGTAATGGCCCTGGGCTGGTGGCTGGCAGGCCTGGTGTGCGCCATCACAATTGTGGGGCTGCCCTGGGCGCGCTCCTGTTTTGTGATCGGCTCTTTTTCGCTGTGGCCATTCGGGCAGGAAGCCATGAGTCGTCGCGAACTGCAGGGGCGAAGTGATCTGGGCACAGGGCCCCTGGGCCTACTGGGCAACGTGATCTGGTTTCTGCTGGCGGGTTGGTGGCTAGCCATCGGCCATCTCACCTCGGCCTTGGCCTGTTTCGTCACCATCGTTGGCATCCCCTTTGGGGTCCAGCACATCAAGCTGGCGCTCATCGCCTTGGCTCCAGTGGGCATGACGGTGGTGCCCGTGCGCCGATAA
- a CDS encoding phenylpyruvate tautomerase MIF-related protein: MSRPSVDNAQGLLKEISSALAQQTVKPEPSVMTMLDTAVLMTFGFSTELSVFVQLKSIGALNPAAMSAALCNLISLLPAGCAVAHEAWVVCSPLR; the protein is encoded by the coding sequence ATGTCACGTCCATCAGTGGACAACGCTCAAGGTTTGCTCAAGGAGATTTCCTCCGCACTGGCTCAGCAAACGGTCAAGCCTGAGCCGTCAGTGATGACCATGCTCGATACCGCTGTGCTGATGACCTTTGGCTTTAGCACCGAGCTCAGCGTGTTTGTGCAACTGAAGTCGATTGGAGCGCTAAATCCTGCTGCGATGAGCGCTGCCCTTTGCAATCTGATCAGCCTCTTACCAGCTGGTTGTGCGGTAGCCCACGAAGCTTGGGTCGTGTGTTCGCCGCTGCGGTAG
- a CDS encoding 2Fe-2S iron-sulfur cluster-binding protein — MATYTITLEAGISFSCADDAYILDAADEQGIDLPYSCRAGACSSCAGKLISGKVDQRDQSYLDDDQISQGYALLCVSYPLGDCTIRPNAEEELI; from the coding sequence ATGGCCACCTACACGATCACACTGGAAGCCGGCATAAGCTTCAGCTGCGCCGATGACGCCTACATCCTCGATGCAGCGGATGAACAGGGAATCGACCTTCCATATTCTTGCCGCGCTGGAGCCTGCAGCAGCTGCGCAGGCAAATTGATCAGCGGCAAGGTGGATCAGCGCGACCAGTCTTACCTCGACGACGATCAGATCAGCCAGGGCTACGCGCTGTTGTGTGTGAGCTACCCACTGGGCGACTGCACCATTCGCCCCAATGCCGAAGAAGAGCTGATCTGA
- a CDS encoding PAP/fibrillin family protein produces MSQAPEHQRLELLELLQQEPRGSANRHQERIKTLISALEQAQPANLSSTEDLIRLEGVWELRWSSSSQPYLAVAPWLENLQCLAPSQGRGMNLLRLSGPMASLAGIAVEASIEVIAAEQTPTQRVQVCFKRGGWLGPPLGAGRLQWLRSVNQSFPAWLDITVLDQHLRVCRGNAGTLFALTRRSDLKLEELLLP; encoded by the coding sequence ATGAGCCAAGCTCCTGAGCATCAGCGTCTTGAGCTCCTGGAGCTGCTGCAACAGGAGCCGCGCGGCAGTGCCAATCGCCATCAAGAGCGGATCAAGACATTGATCTCCGCCCTCGAGCAGGCACAACCGGCGAATCTCTCCTCCACGGAGGACCTGATACGGCTGGAGGGAGTATGGGAGCTGCGCTGGAGCAGTAGCTCCCAGCCTTATCTGGCCGTGGCGCCTTGGCTGGAAAACCTGCAGTGCCTGGCTCCCTCCCAGGGGAGGGGCATGAATCTGTTGCGCCTGAGTGGCCCGATGGCCTCCCTGGCCGGGATCGCGGTAGAGGCGTCGATTGAGGTGATAGCAGCTGAGCAGACACCAACCCAACGGGTGCAAGTGTGCTTTAAACGCGGAGGCTGGCTGGGGCCGCCCTTGGGGGCCGGCCGTTTGCAATGGCTGCGCAGCGTGAACCAGAGCTTTCCTGCCTGGCTCGATATCACCGTGCTCGATCAGCACCTGCGCGTGTGCCGCGGCAATGCCGGCACGCTGTTTGCACTAACCCGCCGCAGCGACCTCAAGCTCGAGGAGCTCCTACTGCCCTGA
- a CDS encoding RNA-binding protein produces the protein MTIYVGNLSFDAEVEDLQSLFAEYGAVRKCSLPLDRDTGRKRGFAFVEMATEGDEQKAIDDLQNVEWMGRMIRVNKAEPRPASGGGGGRW, from the coding sequence ATGACGATTTACGTAGGCAACCTCTCCTTCGATGCCGAAGTGGAGGACCTTCAGAGCCTGTTCGCCGAGTACGGCGCTGTGCGTAAGTGCAGCCTGCCCCTCGACCGCGACACAGGCCGCAAGCGCGGATTCGCTTTTGTGGAGATGGCCACAGAAGGCGATGAGCAAAAGGCCATTGATGATCTCCAGAACGTGGAGTGGATGGGCCGGATGATTCGCGTCAACAAAGCTGAGCCCCGCCCCGCTTCCGGCGGTGGTGGCGGTCGTTGGTGA
- a CDS encoding AbrB family transcriptional regulator: MLTGSELLAKVKELGDVSKSDLVRSCGYVSTKKDGGERLNFTAFYEALLEAKGLSLGNDGVGRGKGGRKLSYTATVQGNGNLLIGKAYTAMLDLKPGDEFEIKLGRKQIKLIPVGGEEE; the protein is encoded by the coding sequence ATGCTCACCGGCTCTGAACTGCTGGCCAAGGTCAAAGAACTTGGCGACGTGTCCAAATCTGATCTGGTGCGCAGCTGCGGCTATGTGAGCACCAAGAAAGACGGTGGTGAGCGCCTGAACTTCACCGCCTTCTATGAAGCACTGCTCGAGGCCAAGGGTCTGAGCCTCGGCAATGATGGCGTCGGCCGCGGCAAGGGTGGTCGCAAGCTGAGCTACACCGCCACGGTGCAAGGCAATGGCAACCTGCTGATCGGCAAGGCTTACACCGCCATGCTCGACCTCAAACCCGGCGACGAGTTTGAAATCAAACTCGGGCGCAAGCAGATCAAGCTCATCCCCGTCGGTGGCGAAGAAGAGTGA
- a CDS encoding MliC family protein, protein MQTLLGVMLLGWALPLRADSTQAYCQLSRHDHTLTVEAGPCNFSQRQGNASVMLNGITYHFASDVQGKTYQRSASTEGIRFNREGEYTLTVLWRIGYACGEAIQKPVSAVFLNNTQPPRVDLAVGDQHVLLLRALSGSGARYTGQGVELWEHQGSTQINWFGTKLTCTN, encoded by the coding sequence TTGCAGACGCTATTGGGTGTGATGTTGTTGGGCTGGGCACTCCCTCTACGGGCCGACAGCACGCAGGCCTACTGCCAGCTCAGCCGCCACGACCACACGCTCACGGTAGAAGCCGGCCCATGCAATTTCAGCCAGCGGCAAGGCAACGCATCGGTGATGTTGAACGGGATCACCTATCACTTTGCCTCCGATGTGCAAGGCAAAACCTACCAGCGGAGTGCAAGCACAGAAGGCATCCGCTTTAACCGCGAAGGGGAGTACACCCTGACTGTTCTGTGGCGGATCGGCTATGCCTGTGGTGAAGCGATCCAGAAACCTGTATCCGCGGTCTTTTTGAACAACACCCAACCCCCGCGCGTTGATCTAGCCGTGGGCGATCAGCATGTGTTGCTGTTGCGGGCGCTCTCTGGCAGCGGCGCCCGCTATACCGGCCAAGGGGTTGAACTCTGGGAGCACCAGGGCAGCACCCAGATTAACTGGTTTGGAACCAAACTCACCTGCACCAACTAG
- a CDS encoding protein adenylyltransferase SelO family protein, protein MPAQATTSFEAFTQRVDYSLLESLRQDPQATTDGNDHQPRQVFSGHYVPVTPTPLPEPEYVAHSSSLFAELGLSDDLAHDEAFQRLFSGDSTAASGPMRPYGWATGYALSIYGTEYIQQCPFRTGNGYGDGRAISIFEGVLNEQRWEMQLKGGGPTPYCRGADGRAVLRSSVREFLAQELMQALGVPTSRSLTLYMSRAEGVMRPWYSEGSRSFDPDVMVSNPAAITTRVAPSFLRVGQLELFARRTRSNAHAGAKRELQMIVEHLIERNYRSEISAALPFTDQVLELARLFRGRLTSLVAHWMRVGYCQGNFNSDNCAAGGYTLDYGPFGFCELFDPRFQPWTGGGEHFCFFNQPAAAEVNYGMFWRSLQTLLESNSDALEQLNAIKDHFAGAMAEELETMWSSKLGLRSYDAELMQELLQLLVSSRADYTIFFRRLSTIPQSVDDLKTSFYLPSSEELDQRWQAWLQRWRQQITNPAETAAAMQRVNPAVTWREWMIAPAYEQAAEGNFSLIRELQTLFRDPYNTPAADLATKYDRLKPREFFNAGGVSHYSCSS, encoded by the coding sequence ATGCCAGCGCAAGCCACCACCAGCTTTGAAGCCTTCACGCAGCGGGTGGATTACTCGTTGCTGGAGTCACTTCGGCAAGATCCCCAAGCCACCACCGACGGCAACGATCACCAGCCTCGCCAGGTGTTCTCGGGCCACTACGTGCCGGTCACTCCCACCCCGCTGCCCGAGCCTGAATATGTCGCCCACAGCAGCAGTCTGTTCGCCGAGCTCGGCCTGAGCGACGACCTGGCCCATGACGAGGCCTTCCAACGCCTGTTTTCAGGTGACAGCACGGCTGCGTCTGGACCCATGCGGCCCTACGGCTGGGCTACCGGTTACGCCCTCTCGATTTATGGCACGGAATACATCCAACAGTGCCCGTTCCGCACCGGCAACGGCTATGGCGATGGACGCGCCATCTCGATCTTCGAGGGGGTGCTCAACGAGCAGCGGTGGGAAATGCAGCTCAAGGGCGGAGGGCCAACGCCCTATTGCCGAGGCGCCGATGGCCGTGCTGTGTTGCGCTCCAGCGTGCGTGAGTTCCTGGCGCAGGAGCTGATGCAGGCCCTGGGAGTGCCGACCTCCCGCTCACTCACGCTCTATATGTCGCGGGCCGAGGGAGTGATGCGGCCTTGGTACAGCGAAGGATCCCGCTCCTTTGATCCCGATGTGATGGTGAGCAACCCCGCGGCGATCACCACACGGGTGGCGCCGTCGTTTCTGCGGGTAGGCCAGCTGGAGCTGTTTGCGCGCCGGACCAGAAGCAACGCCCATGCCGGTGCGAAGCGCGAACTGCAGATGATCGTTGAGCATCTGATCGAGCGAAACTACCGATCCGAGATCAGTGCCGCACTGCCCTTCACTGACCAGGTGCTGGAGCTGGCACGCCTCTTTCGCGGCCGGCTCACATCGTTGGTGGCCCACTGGATGCGCGTGGGCTACTGCCAGGGCAACTTCAACAGCGATAACTGCGCCGCTGGCGGCTACACGCTCGACTATGGCCCCTTCGGCTTCTGCGAGCTGTTTGATCCACGCTTCCAGCCGTGGACCGGTGGTGGCGAACACTTCTGCTTCTTCAACCAGCCAGCGGCAGCAGAAGTGAATTACGGGATGTTCTGGCGATCGCTGCAAACGCTGCTGGAAAGCAACAGCGATGCCCTCGAGCAACTCAATGCCATCAAGGATCACTTTGCTGGGGCGATGGCTGAGGAGCTGGAAACGATGTGGAGCAGCAAGCTCGGGCTTCGCAGTTACGACGCGGAGCTGATGCAGGAGCTGCTGCAACTGCTGGTGAGTTCCAGAGCTGATTACACGATCTTTTTCCGGCGGCTCTCAACCATTCCCCAGAGCGTGGATGATCTTAAAACCAGCTTTTATCTACCGAGCTCCGAAGAGCTGGATCAGCGGTGGCAGGCCTGGCTGCAACGCTGGCGCCAGCAAATCACCAACCCAGCGGAAACAGCGGCGGCCATGCAGCGTGTCAATCCAGCGGTCACCTGGCGTGAATGGATGATTGCTCCGGCATACGAACAAGCAGCCGAAGGTAACTTCAGCCTGATCCGCGAATTGCAGACACTATTCCGCGATCCCTACAACACCCCAGCAGCTGACCTAGCAACCAAATACGACCGTTTGAAGCCGAGGGAATTTTTTAACGCCGGTGGGGTGTCACATTACAGCTGTTCCTCATGA